The Ranitomeya imitator isolate aRanImi1 chromosome 6, aRanImi1.pri, whole genome shotgun sequence genome window below encodes:
- the LOC138641609 gene encoding oocyte zinc finger protein XlCOF7.1-like: MKSGEDLMNLNSAAIMEKEERDVRGDVRGDERCAEDDLTDECTRSFEGHLILSYCKADDCSFTQDTYEDHAGISDTPSASHSKDLISGLCKEIFPNSSQTIKRNKSHRRNVEDQGAPTIHKPFPCSECGKCFMHKSLLITHERIHTGEILYSCLECGKCFAHKSLLVTHERIHTGEKPFSCSECGKCFTRKPYLLIHKRIHTGEKPYSCSECGKCFAQKSQLNCHERIHTGEKPYSCSECGKCFTRKSLLVTHEKIHTGETPLSCSECGKCFTHKSSLGKHERIHKGEKPFSCSECGKCFTEKSNLVTHERIHTGEKQFSCSECGNSFTCKSSLVKHERIHTGEKPFSCSECGKCFTYKSSLVVHERSHIGEKTFACSECGKCFSQKTHLLKHVECGKCFAQKSFLVAHERIHTGANPYSCSECGKCFTHKSFLVAHERIHTGEKPFSCSECGKCFRHKSSLVTHERIHTGEKPFSCSECGKCFTHKSSLVTHERFHTGEKPFSCSECGKCFTKKSNLVTHERIHTGEKQFSCLECGKYVTCKSSLVRHERIHTGEKTFSCSECGKCITCKSSLVKHEIIHTGEKSFSCSECGKCFAHKSLLVTHERIHTGEKPFSCSECGKCFTDKSNLVTHERIHTGEKPSSCSKCGKCFAHKSLLVTHDRIHTGEKPFSCSKYGKCFTQKTHVLKHEKIHTI, translated from the coding sequence ATGAGTGCACTAGGAGCTTTGAAGGACATCTGATCTTGTCGTATTGTAAAGCAGATGATTGTAGTTTCACACAAGATACATATGAAGACCATGCTGGCATCTCAGATACACCTTCAGCATCTCACAGCAAAGATCTGATATCTGGTCTCTGTAAAGAAATATTTCCAAATTCATCACAGACTATAAAGCGAAATAAAAGTCACAGAAGAAATGTGGAAGATCAGGGAGCTCCTACAATTCACAAGCCATTtccatgttcagagtgtgggaaatgttttatgcaTAAATCACTTCTCATTACAcacgagagaattcacacaggagagattctatattcatgtttagaatgtgggaaatgctttgctCATAAATCacttcttgttacacatgagagaattcacacaggagagaagccattttcatgttcagaatgtgggaaatgttttactcggAAACCATATCTTCTGATACAtaagagaattcatacaggagagaagccatattcatgttcagaatgtgggaaatgttttgcacagaaATCACAGCTTAATTGTCatgagagaattcatacaggagagaagccatattcatgttcagaatgtgggaaatgttttacacgtaAATCacttcttgttacacatgagaaaaTTCATACAGGAGAGACGCCAttatcatgttcagaatgtgggaaatgttttacacataaATCAAGCCTTGgtaaacatgagagaattcacaaaggagagaagccattttcatgttcagaatgtgggaaatgctttacagagaaatcaaaccttgttacacatgagagaattcacacaggagagaagcaattttcttgttcagaatgtgggaatagTTTTACATGTAAATCAAGCCTTGTTAAACATGagcgaattcacacaggagagaagccattttcttgttcagaatgtgggaaatgttttacatataAATCAAGCCTTGTTGTACATGAGCGAAGTCACATAGGAGAGAAGACATTtgcatgttcagagtgtgggaaatgttttagtcaaAAAACACATCTTCTGAAACATgtggaatgtggaaaatgttttgctcaAAAATCATTTCTCgttgcacatgagagaattcacacaggagcgaacccatattcatgttcagaatgtgggaaatgttttacacataaatcatttcttgttgcacatgagagaattcacacaggagagaaaccattttcatgttcagaatgtgggaaatgttttagacatAAATCAAgccttgttacacatgagagaattcacacaggagagaagccattttcatgttcagaatgtgggaaatgttttacacataaatcaagccttgttacacatgagagatttcacacaggagagaagccattttcatgttcagaatgtgggaaatgctttacaaagaaatcaaaccttgttacacatgagagaattcacacaggagagaagcaattttcttgtttagaatgtgggaaatatgtTACATGTAAATCAAGccttgttagacatgagagaattcacacaggagagaagacaTTTtcttgctcagaatgtgggaaatgtattACATGTAAATCAAGCCTTGTTAAACATgagataattcacacaggagagaagtcattttcatgttcagaatgtggaaaatgttttgctcaTAAATCACTTCtcgttacacatgagagaattcacacaggagagaagccattttcatgttcagaatgtgggaaatgttttacagataaatcaaaccttgttacacatgagagaattcacactggagagaagccatcttcatgttcaaaatgtggaaaatgttttgctcaTAAATCACTTCTCGTTACACATgacagaattcacacaggagagaagccattttcatgttcaaaatATGGAAAATGTTTCACTCAAAAAACACATGTTCTGAAACATGAGAAAATACACACAATATAG